The window TCTTCATAAAAACGAGCTGTCATTCTGAAGAATCTGAGCATTTTTTGTATTGCCTTTTATTaacttgcatttaaaataatttctaccgTATTTTATAATATACAGCATCTGTTCTACCTTAGCCTCACTATTGctgtgtttttaataataatctcTCTAAACTCTCCTATCTTTACATTCATCTCATCCTTATTAAATGAATTCTTACCCCACAACCCCTCCCTCATCTTCACATCCATCGAGCTATTCTTTCCAGTTGCTTTCTAATTCTTTCCTTCCATAATGACATACCNNNNNNNNNNNNNNNNNNNNNNNNNNNNNNNNNNNNNNNNNNNNNNNNNNNNNNNNNNNNNNNNNNNNNNNNNNNNNNNNNNNNNNNNNNNNNNNNNNNNgcaccagagaaatacaaatcaaaaccacggtGAGTTTCCCCCTCACGCCTTTCATAATGGCCAAAATTAGCAAGTCtagaaatgacagatgttggcggGAATGCGGAGAAAGGGGGATCCTCTTAtaatgttggtgggaatacaacctggtgcagctactctggaaatcAGTagcagaggttcctcaaagagttgaaaaagGAGCTACCTATGCAaaacccagaaattgcactagaAGGTACGAATCCCAAAGATCACTTTGGTCgggatccgaaggggcacctgcaccccctgTTTATACCAGTAATATCCTCAATAGCCAACCTGAGAGGTATGGATGTTCTTTGACAGAGGTATGCATAAAGAAGATTGatgtagatataaataaataagtaatcatatttatttattagacagagagagagagggagggaggtgagagaacagaatattactcagccaataaataatgaaatcttgggacccctgagtggctcagtggctgacagttggcctttggctcagggcatgatcccggaatcccgggattgagttccacatcgggctctctgcattgagcctgcttctcctccctcttgcctacgtctctgcctctctatctctctctgtgtgtgtgtgtgtgtgtgtgtgtgtgtgtgcctctcatgaataaatatataacatttataaaaaagaaaaatgaattcttgccatttgcaatgatgcgATGGAACCAGACGggataatgttaagcaaaatatgtcaattggagaaagaaaattatcatacggtttcactcatatgtggaatttaagaaacaaaacagagtagcataggggaagggaaggaaaagtaaaacaagatgaaatcagaaagggacaCAAACCATAAGTCACTCAATACTAGAAAACAAACtgtgggttgctggaggggaagggattgggtggatggggtaactgcctgatggagattaaggagggcatgagcactgggtgttatataagactgatgaatcactgaactctacctctgaaactaatattacactataagttaatttgaattcaaataaataatataaaataaaaagaaatacaagtgaaTCCAAGATAACTTTTGATGTTGTTATATAATGACACAGATAAGTTTTTAGAGATTAGGATATCTGCTCTAAGAAAAGAACACTATTAAAAGGAAAGATTACCTAAGAACAAAGATATCTTGCAGAAATAATTCACGGTGGACAATGAAAAGCGCAGTTGACGATATATGTCAAAGgcattgttgttattatttaagGAATCACGGAAGAGTAAATGTAGTATTTTGGCAAGAATTTCTATTTAGGTTTTTATAAACTACAATTACAgataaattagttaattaatgGTTAAAGTGATGAAATATTAGTCTTACCCAGTATTCTCTTTTTGtaattcctcatttttcttcacttcttGATCCAACCTGAACTGCAAAGGCTGTTTTAACTCCATACATTTCTTTAGGTTTTCCTTTTCATCACCACACTttggaaacaattttttaagaacATTAGTTTCAAAAATCAAGAGACtccttcttcttttataaaatgctaTTTCTCATGAATCCATGGGTAATATGTGTTTAGACaggtttataaaatacatataaaatgtaggTTATGAACCAAATGtcaatgaaaagaaatctcaaaaataagGATGTTTGTTAAAACAGCTTCACCTGAgtttatattttcatcatttttgtttctaGAATTTAAATTGCCAAAATTTACTTGGGAAATACAGACAGAGGTTTTTAATCCACATTAATGAAAAAATCTTTAACGTGGCTATACTTACATTTGAGTTTCTAGAGATGTCCTAGAAGCAGTTTCACCAATATCTTAAGATACTCTGGGTTTTGTGAGATCACAGCTTATTAAGCTACAGTCTCTGAAAAATTCCCATACTGTCCCCATTATAATTTTGATGATTATCTGACTTTGGGATGAGATACTCTTTTTCTCTGTAAGCATTTCAAACATTTCTCTGCAagatttcaatttcttcttttctattgaccacttttctctctaaataaaattcaAGCCTTCCCACTATTCTATCAAAACGTTTCCTTACTCTTGCAGCATTTTCGATCATCTTGCTTTTCCCCTTTCACTGGACTCGAACATACTTTCATGTGTCATCTCAGGCACAGATTCATCTTTTCATCGCGTCTTCTACACTAAAATCTGACTTTCAATCCTCGAATTCCACTGAAAATTTTTGACAATCATCAAGGATCTGTTTTTACAAGTCCTGATCCTGCTTTACTTCTCAGCAGCAGCTGAAAACAATGCCAcatcttccctctgctcctctaatCCCATTTCATTTCTAAATGACAGCAAACGCTGACATTCAGTCCTTGGACCCTTGCTATTCCTCTTTTTCACATCCTCTCAGAGTTCTCCAAATCAGAAAAAACCAGCATCCGATTGAACACTTTGTCTGGTCGGATTAAATGCTTTCAGTTTTACACTTAACTgcttaaaatacatttagaataCAGCTTTGTTATGTCAATGTGTTTCAATCAGAAATTACTGCTATGGTATAAAGTACTTAATTTTATCCTAAAAACTGTTAAGATATTCTCAAATTTAGGCAAGGACAGGTAccatacacataaaatattttccctcttagATACATTTGTACATAGGAAGACAGAATCATcgctcatgaaaaaaaaaataaaaacaatgtaaaataaaggACTAAACTGGTCTGCACAGACTAGATAATACGGGTGAAGAAAGTAAGTTCACGGGGGAGTTAGAATAATCAGAAAAGCCTCATGGAGAATGAGAGACAATGAGCCAGGACTCAATAGTGTACGATTAGGCAAGAGGAAGGGAAACTAAAAAGACAGAAGGGtagaatgagtaaaaaaaaaaaaaaaagggtgagagATGGTAAAATCACCCCAATTAACTTAAAGGATAAAACCTGATGGCAGAGAAATACAAACAGATGCCAGACAACAACTAaatcaatgttcacagcagcattattaatGGCcacaaagtggaaataacccaaaggTGCATTAAATGATGAATGAACAAGGGCGTTAGCCCACAATGGAGGACTGTctaaccagaaaaagaaatgaagcactgACATATGCTAGAACACAGGTGAACCCTGAAAACAGGAAGTGAAAGAAGCGAGTCACAAAGGACCACACATGGTGTGACTCCCTTTATGTGAAACATTCACAATAGGCAACTCTATGGAGACAAGAAGTAGACTTCTGGTTGCCGGAGGTCAAGGGCAACAGCTGAGGGTTTTTttcagggtgatgaaaatgttctgatgGCAGTGATAGTTGCAAAACCCTATAAATATACTCAGCGACAACAACACATGTTAAATGGGTCAACTGTATGGTAGGTGTatttatagctcaataaagcttttaaaaagagtCAATGGCAGGACccagataattttcttaattctcGCTTCTGGCTGTATATACATCATCTGAGtatttccatgcatttttaatatataaatattaaaaatataaatattttctaatatttataaataaatatattaaaaatacatacataaaaggaaaagaaaatgaaggaaatgccTCAGTTCCACTAGTCGTAACCTTTCTTTACAAGTTTTCCTGAAATCAGTACAGAGTGTATATCCATCAATAAAAGTGAAGATGAGAAGTGACATTGTCTTTCAGACATTGTTCAGACAATGTCTGAAACATTCCATTAAACCTTATCTTCTGATTTTATCTAGCTCGCCTCATCATGGTAATAGAGATTTCATTAGAGAACATTGTTtttagggcatctgggtagctcagttggtttaggcgtccaactcatgatttcagctcaggtcatgatctcattggtgGTGGGTTTAAGCTGGCatggggctctgtactcagcagggaatctcctggagattctttctctctccctgtgcccctccccctactcatgagTGTGCATggacatgcattctctctctctctctctctctctctctctctcaaataaataaataaatcattaaaaaaaagtgtatagcaggaaaaaaaagtcgCTCAATTTCTGTGAATGGGTAAAtgctataagaaaaaaacatatcacACAGAGAGCAGAATGAAAAGtcagaatttaataaaaaaaaagtgcatggtGAAGACACTAAAATTATGCTAAACTGAAacgaaaatacaaaagaaagtgGCCCATGGAAACTAGCATCCTAAAACACTTTATATTATTTAACCAGCTACAGATGAACTGTTGACATGTTATATGTAATACATACCTGACTTTCGATTTGATCCAATGTTTTTAAATCCTGTACTTCATCTTCTAAATTAATACGATAATGTGATAACTCCGGTGAAGCCTGTGACATAGATTGCTTTTTTAAAGCATCAGCCAGTTCTTGTTGAAGTTCTCTCATAACTACCTAATAAGACCTCCTGTTACTGATTTTAGAAATCATCCTAttattatgttaataatatatCATTCTAATGTATGTACTTTATCACCACATACATCAACTCACCTTTTATTCCTAGAGTGTACACACTGCTGTTAAGTGAATTCAGTTAAAGACACAAAAAGTGTCATCCTCCTGCCTAGTCAGTATTATGTTACATAGATAATTATTTCAGCCCCACTCTCCATTCCTTGTTGATGAATTTGCAAAGCTTCCTAGCCTGCTGAAGTCTCAAAAAGAAATGGGTATTATATAGGTGAGGCTAGCAGTGGTAAATCCTACATTaatgaaatgttttctctcttttttattagaGGCTAAAATTAACTTCCGAGTTCTTCACATACTCAATCCTCTGCTCAAATCCTTCCAATAGGTTACCATCTCAGAACAAAAGTGAAGTCATACTAATGGCCCTCAAGCCCCCTACATCACCTggcttctgcctccctcctggcctcagcTCCTAGAGCtccctcccctgttcatgctcactcCACTCCTGCTATACAAGAATCCTGCCATCCCTCCCTCAGTAGCCTGAAAATAGAGATCCAGTGCCAAATTAATAAATCACAAAGATACAATTCTATTGGAAATTTTTAAGCCCAAATGGTAGTTACTTGAGTTTTGAAATgagcaaattatttgaaaaatgcttaAATTATAAACCGTAGTGGGAAGATGAAATCAAATACAGCTTTGCTAAGTCACCAGTTATCCCAAATTATGATTTAGTGAAAAGTAGATGTAGATgccttcaaagagttaaaaggtCACAAGAATAAATGATTTGAGACTAAACATTTaagtttacataaataaaaataaaagtatgctAACTGAAAATGCTTAAAAAGCTATCAAAGAAAAGTACTGAGATACAGCACCTACACTTCAGTTCATGTGACAAATCTGGAGTTAGTTGTCAAGTTAATCCACTTATTTGAACCTCAAGGTCAAAACACTCAGGTATGAGCATTTCCACTTACCTGTTCATAATGGTATTAAAACGTGGTGACaagaattaaaactattttagtaGTACTAACAATAAATTATTAAGATCAGACTCCTTTCTTTAACAATGTATAACTTAACCTCTTGAGGTTTCTCATAGATGACgcacatttttattcaaattaaagCACCTTTCAGgtctaatttttatttgctgGTTACAAGTTATGCTGACTCACAggtctatatttttttatattcatctaGATTCAAAACTGACCCATAATcattcaggtcgtgatctcagggtaatgaagtggagctctgcactgggcatagagcccactttggattctctctccctctccatctgccccactCCCATTTAAGTGCAGGTGCACtatttctctccaaaaaaaaaaaaaaatagtactaatAAGCCATAACCAAACATTACTTTGAATTTTCTAACAGGaagcttgaaaaatatttgtctttctgaatacttacttctctttcttctttctccttttcatacGTAAATACTCTTTCCATTAAATGTTTACATTCATTGATTAACTCCTTATTTCTTTCTTGCAGTATACGACTTCGTTTTTCACTTTCAGCTTGAAGATTTCTTACAATAAGCTGAACCTGGTCTTCGAGATCAGTTCTAGTCTTTTCTTTACACTCCACTCTGCTGTAGGCATCATCTAGTTGCTCTCGGAGCAACATATTTTCACTTTGTAGTTGAGATAATTTGCCTTCTAAGGATTCGTGCTTTCCAATGTATTCATTCACTTTGCCTTGTTCGTTTTGATATTTCTgctcaatttccttcttttgaccctctgtttgttttgggtttctttGTACATGTTCTAAAGCCAAAGTCTTTTCTCTCAGAGCATCTCTTGTGTACTGGAGCTCAATTTCAAGGGCGTTGAGTTTACTTTCGGCTTCAGAAAGTTGCTGAGAAAGCAcgtcattgttttcttttaggtTAGACATCTCAAAGTTCATTTTGGCCTGTAAATGACACCACTCATCTTTGGCTCTCTGAAAAGCAAGTTCTAGGTCTCTTTTTGACGCCTGACTTTGATCGTGATCCTGTATAGCTGTAGCGAGTCTAGCTCGGTATGACTGAAGTTTTGCTTCCAGTCTTTCTCTGTTTAGCTTTTCATCCTGCAGGTTAGAGTTCAGCATGTTATTCTCAGTTGTCACAACATTCAGCTGCCCACTAGATTGGAATACTGTATTTGTTAATGTTACCTCATTCAGTTTTATGgagtcattcttttcttttttaatttcagtggCTTCACGatacctcttttccttttcctgtttctgatTCCTTATTGTGTCTATTTCCACTCTTAGCGTGGCAATTTCATCTTGCAACCTGCGGTTTTCAAGTAacagacctttttctttttcacgaGGAGGAGAAACCTAAGTAAAACAAGAGTCTTTTAGCTGGAACTCAATAAAATGACATTATCATGATTTTCTCTGAAATCAAAGAATATCCTATGTTTATACAAGGAATAGGTTGCAGTTAAGTGGATATCCAACTGGAAAAACACAAAGTTGGATCCAAGCCTCAAACTTTTATACAAGCATAAATTCCCCAAAGTTCAAAAGTTTAACTGAAAGCAATGAAtgcatgaaaggaaaaagaaatcatgacaaAATCCTAAGAATCTCAGAATTGGAAAGGTCTTTCTCTGGTTTACAACAAACGCAGAAGGTTTGAAAGAAAAGACTAATACATCTGACTACACTAAAATTGAGTTTATAAGTCTCATGTCTAACATAGTCCACAGGAAAACCCTTAGCTCTGCATATATTTGGACAGATTCAATTTCCTAACCTCACTTTGTTCTGAGAATATTCCATATGTATTCTACTTTTCTAACATTTGTATACTCAGTTATAAGAATTTTATCTACTGATAACTAATAAATCTAGGCATTGTACTACAAACATGTCTGCATACATTAATTATCTCTTTTAGTTATCACAATTCCAGAATGGAGAGGTTAAAAATACTAAGTGAGCTGCAGGACATTCCCCAGGTCTTTGTACCCACTACCACTGTTCTGGCACCAAACTGCAGCTACTTCTCTAGCGTGAATCTTAAATACAAAAGAAGCCTTGTATTTCgggagtggctgggtggctcagtcagttaagcctctgccttcggctgaggtcatggtcCCCGGATCCTGAGagcaagtcccgtgtcaggctccctgctccgcaaaaagcctgctttctctctccctctgcctccactccccctgcttgtgctctgtcaaatgaatccagaaagtcttttaaaaagaaaaaaaaagccttatatTTCAAAATGCCAATACTAACTAAGGTAAAATTTATGTAGCTCCTAGAAAAATCATGAGATTATTTGTGGCTACAactaattttatttcctcttcagatGTTTAAAATGGCAATAGATGCAAAAGAGGGGAAAATACACTGAGCTATTTTATTAGGAACAAAAGACTTATCAATAATTACCAGTAAGTATATATTACAGCATATGATTATTTATAAAGCtccttgtagggatccctgggtggcgcagcggtttggcgcctgcctttggcccagggcacgatcctgaagacccgggatcgaatcccacatcggggtcccggtgcatggagcctgcttctccctctgcctatgtctctgcctctctctctctgtgactatcataactaaataaggagataaaaaaatttttttaaaaaaagctcctTGTAATGAAATCAGATGCTACTTGGAGCAAATTGTTACTCTTCTCAAAAGGAGGAGACTAACATCTGAAGTAATGTCTTAAGATGGGCTACACTTTTCCTCCTGTTCATCAAGTGTGAAACTAACCTCTCTATGAATATAGAGGTGGTGAAGGAATTGCCAAAAACTAAAGCATATGTTGTTAGTAGCAAGAGTTTTGTGCTTATGGAAAGCTCATAAATTCCATACTAtttcccaaaataataaaaacttctcCTTCAGATAAGGGCATTATGAATGTCACTATTTGACACCACagagaaatgtatttaaattaatgaatggaCTACAAACTTCACTCCCCCCCATATAGACCCGtatgtgtctgtatgtatgtatctatgtatatatgtatatatatacacacacacactcacacacacatatatatgtattcttttaaaatcctcTGTACTTTCCATAATGtacagggtttgtttttttagaaatatacacatgcatggagaaaaataataattccaaaaaataaaatatacatacgtacaaatacatacacacgtacttcaaaataactaaagaaaatacCTCAGAATTCATTTTAGTATGAGGCATTTCTGTCTCATTTCGTTTGCAAAGGTGATTGTTTAGAATTCCATCTTGGGTGGGACAGGGGCAAGGTGAGGGAGGAGTAGGGATCCTCAagcacctggccccaccaacttaccttgataactttcaaatcaccctgaacacctacgaattcgacctgagattgattgattgattgatttttatttatttatttttttactggagttcgatttgccaacatatagtataacacgcagtgctcaacccgtcaagtgccccccctcccGGGGCAAGTGCCCaacctgagttttttttttttaaagatttatttatttatttatgatagagaaagagacatgaggcagagacacaggaggagggagaagcaggctccatgccggaagcccgacgtgggactcgatcccgggactccaggatctgccctgggccaaaggcaggcgccaaaccgctgagccaccagggatccccctgacctgagatttaaagagagaacagtcaGAACGGTACAGAgcgaagggttttcgcttctaacaaggtaggaaggcggaaaaaaataaaacagaatcaagtgtgtgtgggggggtgcaccGGAGGAGCCTGGCTAAGGCCTGCGGCGGGGAAAGCCTCCCAGGCgggaaagcccagtcccggagaagcgGACGAGTGGGAGCTTTACAATCCGCCCCGGATTCCTCCGggatggaaaggcgctcagcagggacCTCGGGCAGGAAGCGGGGGGACCTCCAGTCTTGGGGTCACTGACAGAGGAAGTGTGCCGGGGGAGAGCGCCCCCCACTCCGGcccagctccctaaagggctggagcgcgctGCGCCGGGCCCAGGGAGAAGCCGGTGGGTCGGGAGGGGCTCCGGGAGCCAGACTCCAGCAGCGCAAGGCCCGGACCCCAGGGGACACAGCcgggatcctgcgctccccccgggacaggccgAGGCGGGGAGGGCCAAGGACAGCGAGGACCCTCCTGCCCCGGGAGCAGCCAGGCCCCTGTGGCCTGGGAGATGGCAGGAGTCACGGCGGGGGGCGCCCTCCAGGGCCAGGGAGACCTGGCCGCCGCCGGTGTGGTTGTCCCTCCTGGTGCCACCCGGTGCCCGGAAGAGGGGCCGCCGGGGACACGGGCCTCACGGGAGGTCGGCTCCCCGTGACCCTGCACCCAGCAGGGGGCGGGACAGCTCCCCAAGGTGCAcacacctgcccctcccccagaagaccagctggaaggacagggggagTTCCCGAcccagcagcgctggaaagctccaggggaagtggagggatctacagtatatagaactagagggtacccctcTTCCCCGCCCCCTAtgttccagtacaactcattttttatCAGACTGTAagtttc is drawn from Vulpes lagopus strain Blue_001 chromosome 8, ASM1834538v1, whole genome shotgun sequence and contains these coding sequences:
- the LOC121496649 gene encoding ankyrin repeat domain-containing protein 26-like, which codes for MNFEMSNLKENNDVLSQQLSEAESKLNALEIELQYTRDALREKTLALEHVQRNPKQTEGQKKEIEQKYQNEQGKVNEYIGKHESLEGKLSQLQSENMLLREQLDDAYSRVECKEKTRTDLEDQVQLIVRNLQAESEKRSRILQERNKELINECKHLMERVFTYEKEKEEREASPELSHYRINLEDEVQDLKTLDQIESQCGDEKENLKKCMELKQPLQFRLDQEVKKNEELQKENTG